In Ciconia boyciana chromosome 3, ASM3463844v1, whole genome shotgun sequence, a genomic segment contains:
- the RDH14 gene encoding retinol dehydrogenase 14, producing the protein MAAAATVLALGGGLLLAAWRWLRGAARAAAGAGASMRGKTVIITGANSGLGRAAAAELLRMRARVIMGCRDRARAERAAREIRAELGERAEAEGGGELVVRELDLASLRSVRAFCHRVLQEEPRLDVLINNAGIFQCPYMKTEDGFEMQFGVNHLGHFLLTNLLLGLLKNSAPSRIVVVSSKLYKYGEINFEDLNSEISYNKSFCYSRSKLANILFARELARRLEGTGVTVNSLHPGIVRTNLGRYVNIPLLAKPLFNLVSWAFFKTPLEGAQTSIYLASSPDVEGVSGKYFGDCKEEELLPKAMDDLVARKLWDISEVMVGLLK; encoded by the exons ATGGCCGCGGCGGCGACGGTGTTGGCGCTCGGCGGGGGGCTCCTCCTGGCCGCCTGGCGCTGGCTGCGGGGCGCggcccgggccgcggccggggccggggcctccATGCGGGGCAAGACGGTGATCATCACGGGGGCCAACAgcgggctgggccgggcggcggcggccgagcTGCTGCGGATGCGGGCCCGCGTCATCATGGGCTGCCGCGACCGGGCGCGGGCCGAGCGGGCGGCCCGCGAGATCCGGGCCGAGCTGGGCGAGCGGGCGGAGGCCGAGGGCGGCGGCGAGCTGGTGGTCCGCGAGCTGGACCTGGCCTCGCTGCGCTCCGTCCGCGCCTTCTGCCACCGCGTCCTCCAG GAAGAGCCAAGGCTGGATGTTCTGATAAATAATGCAGGGATATTCCAGTGTCCATATATGAAGACAGAGGATGGTTTTGAGATGCAATTCGGTGTAAACCACTTGGGTCACTTCTTGCTCACCAACCTTCTTCTGGGCCTCCTCAAAAATTCTGCTCCGAGCAGGATTGTTGTAGTATCCTCAAAGCTTTACAAATATGGAGAGATCAACTTTGAAGACTTGAACAGTGAAATAAGTTacaataaaagcttttgttACAGTCGGAGTAAACTGGCTAACATATTATTTGCAAGGGAGCTAGCCCGTCGGTTAGAAGGGACAGGAGTCACCGTCAATTCACTTCATCCTGGGATTGTCAGAACAAATCTAGGCAGATATGTGAATATTCCTTTGCTGGCAAAACCCCTATTCAACTTGGTGTCATGGGCTTTCTTCAAAACACCTCTGGAAGGAGCCCAGACTTCTATTTATTTGGCCTCTTCTCCTGATGTCGAAGGTGTGTCAGGAAAATACTTTGGGGACTGCAAGGAGGAAGAACTCCTGCCCAAAGCCATGGATGACTTGGTTGCAAGAAAGTTGTGGGATATCAGTGAAGTGATGGTTGGCTTATTGAAATAA